AGTGTGTTTCAATCCACGCCCCCACGCGGGGGGCGACTCGGACTGGTTACTGATAACCGACCAATGATCAGTGTTTCAATCCACGCCCCCACGCGGGGGGCGACTGCAAATTGGGCTGAGGCTACCCCATGATAAAACGTTTCAATCCACGCCCCCACGCGGGGGGCGACTTGTCTCTGGCCTGTTCTCTACGTCCGATGTGGTGTTTCAATCCACGCCCCCACGCGGGGGGCGACGGGATTGGATTCGATTTTAATTCTGAGAGTAGCGGTTTCAATCCACGCCCCCACGCGGGGGGCGACCTACGAGCAGAACGTCCTTGACGCATATCACTGGTTTCAATCCACGCCCCCACGCGGGGGGCGACTGTTACTTCTCAATGCCTTATCACGACCCGTTTTGTCGCCACTCTGGCGCGATCCAGGCCGATTTATATTGTTTATAAATTTGTTCTCAGTCATTTTTTCAACATAAACAAATAATAACATATTGTTAATTACTTCGCGAACCATCCAGGGAAACCCCGGTCGCTTCAGGTTCGCGATCATTTCAGACGATCAAAGGTCCTTCCTGGTCAATACCTTCTTTTGTGCCGACATGTTCCACCCTTTTCCGCCAGTTGGCGCCGAGAAAATAAAACCTCAGACTGTCTTCTTCCGGGTCAACGGTATCAATCAATTTCTGCTTCATTACCGTCCATTTGTCCGGTGGGACAATGCATTCAAAAACGGAAAATTGAACCCTCTGGCCATAATTCTTGCAAATTTTCGCAACAGTCCTCAGTCTGCGGCGGCCGGCCTTGTCCAACGTGGATACATCATAGCTGATCAGGACCATCATGATTCACCTCCAGATGAAAGCGGGGTATCCCTCCAGATCCCCTCGCAGGTATCGGGCAAACATCAGGGCCTGGGTATAAAACAACAGGCCAAGCGGCATCTTTTCCTTCAGAAATGGATGGGTGATCTCATCCTGTTTTCTTTTCTGATATGCCACCAGGACTTTTTTTCTTGTTTCATCATCCATCAACACCGCTCCTGAACTTTTTATCTCAAAGCCCTTATCCTTGACCTGCATGAGATTGATCAGTGTCAAGGTCATCCTGTCCGCAATATACGGTCTGAACTCTTCCATGAGATCAAGGGCCAGTCCCGGCCTCCCGGGCCGATCACGGTGAAGGAATCCCACCGCCGGATCAAGCCCGGTGCACTCAAGGGCCGAGCGGATATCATGCATGACAAGGGTATAGATAAACGACAGAAGGCAGTTGACCCGGTCAAGAGGTGGGCGCCGATTTCTCTGACGGAAATAAAATGAGTCCTTCTGTGCCGTAATCAGGTGATCGAATACACTGAAATACAGATTGGCCGCCTCGCCTTCATAGCCCCGGAGACGATCCAGCTCCCTTTCATTCTGCACATGCATGAGGATAGCGTTCAGGCGATCCACCAC
The nucleotide sequence above comes from Pseudomonadota bacterium. Encoded proteins:
- the cas2 gene encoding CRISPR-associated endonuclease Cas2 produces the protein MMVLISYDVSTLDKAGRRRLRTVAKICKNYGQRVQFSVFECIVPPDKWTVMKQKLIDTVDPEEDSLRFYFLGANWRKRVEHVGTKEGIDQEGPLIV
- the cas1c gene encoding type I-C CRISPR-associated endonuclease Cas1c translates to MKKHLNTLFVTTQGAYLAKEGETVTVKVDGTVKLQIPVHTLDGIVCFGQVSCSPYLMGFCAEKDVTISFLTEYGRFLARVQGPVSGNVLLRREQYRRADDRESSAAVARSVLAGKISNSRTLLQRALRDHGEKIETNDLQSVVDRLNAILMHVQNERELDRLRGYEGEAANLYFSVFDHLITAQKDSFYFRQRNRRPPLDRVNCLLSFIYTLVMHDIRSALECTGLDPAVGFLHRDRPGRPGLALDLMEEFRPYIADRMTLTLINLMQVKDKGFEIKSSGAVLMDDETRKKVLVAYQKRKQDEITHPFLKEKMPLGLLFYTQALMFARYLRGDLEGYPAFIWR